In the genome of bacterium, the window CACCGCACGAGGACCTCGCCGCGGCGGAATGAGGCGATAGTCCTGAACCCTGTCTCCAAGGACTCCTGTGCGAGATCCTCGGCATCCTCGTTGGAAAAGTGTTTGCTCATCGCGAACTTGATTAGCGGCGTCTGGAACCGGTTGAAAAACGCCTCCTGGGCCACGATGTCGCCGCGCTGGACTGCGTCGGCCAATTCGTCGTCGTTGTCGTAGTCGATCATCTAGTCCTCGTCGACGGGCTTCACGCCCGACCCCACACGAGCCAACTGTTGAAGTAGCACCAGCTCCTCTCGAAGGCGCTGAGCTGAACTGTCCTGCGAGCCCCGAATCTGACGTAGAAGATCTGCTGTCAGGTCCGCAAGTGACTCCGCGTCGAGCTCGTTCTCGAACTCGGTGCTGAATTCGCCGAGGCCGAGTTCTTCAAGGTCTTCGGCGATCGCGGCCAACTCGAACTGGCACGAACAGCGCTGCCCGCGCCTCGCCTTCTCACAGTATGCGAAAGCGCGACGCGGGTTACCCGGGTCGCACGGCGGTGGGTCCGCGACCATGGTCCACGGCCCTGAGACAAACTTCCTAGGTTTAGGCATCGTCTACCACGTATTCAGCTTCTGGTAACAGCCCCTAACCGACCAGGTGGGCGCGTTTATCGGTGAATGAGTACCCAGGCATATCGTACATTTGTTCCCACGGCGATGGACAGCCTCATTAGGTCTGAACTGCTGGAGGGCCGCCTGGATTGTTCTCCTCTATCAGTCGGCCGCCGCCGGCTAAGCTGCCAGACTCAATTGCGGGTCGGCGAGCTGCAGTCGAACGGTGTCACCCCAGATGGCCTTGGCCTGAAGGCCAACGAGGTCGGCCAAGTAGGCCGCCCAGGGACTGCGAAGGAATTCGCCAGCCTCGACGTTGAGCCCTCCCTTCGTCCGCTTCACCGGCGCGGGTTCGTCGTGGCCGTACCACACGCCCAGGGAGTCCGCAACGGCGAGCCGGAAGACCGCGAGGATCAGATCCCGCGCGCCGATGGCCCGTCCTTCCTCCAACTTCAAGCCACCTTGAGCAGTTGACCGAGTTGGGTCGGAGCGCCTTGCTCAAGCGCCCTGGCAACCTTCCAAGCTGTCCGCGATCGCACCGGCTGGCCGCGCAACGCGCTCGCCAATGTTGGTCGTGAAATCCCGGCGCGCCGAGCAAGCTCCGATAGGCTCCACCCTCGCTCGGCACACGCTTTCTTGACTGCGTGCGATGACAGCACAACTACAAGTCCCGCAGGCCCAACCTCGAAGGCGTTCGGATTAGCCGCGCCGGCTACCCTTCGATCCAGGGTCGGCTGCGGGAGGGGGCCGGACTCCGGCCCCCTCAGGTGGTCCGCGAGTGACCTCAGACCAGGCTCACTCGGTGAGCTCGCGAAGTCGGTTAGGGGGTCAGATTCTGACCCCTGCCGGCTCACGAGCCCCCGCCTCCGCCCGGGCGCCGCAGCCACCACGCTGGCTTGCCGACAGCGTCTTCAACGTGTCGGTCCGACCTAGGAAGGCCTGCCATGTCCAGCACGGAGACCCTCCGACCAGAGCCATTGCCGGCCCACACAGCTCCGAGCGGCCCGGCGGCAGCGATGAAGGCGGTCGTCGTCGTCCACAATCTGCAGGTTTCGCGGTCGGTGTCGACGTGGTCCGGCAACAGGCCGCCGATCTGTCGCTCCCGCTGCTCGGTCGGTGCAACGAACAGAACTTGGTTAGCGGACGCGCCGGCGCGGTCGGAGAAGTAGGACGTGTACGCATGGAGCTTGGCGCGAAGGCGACGTGGTTGCTCAGTGCCGCGATCCCACTCGAGGTGGATCAACACCTCCCGGTCGGGCGCGAGCAACCGACCCCATCCGTCCGGGATTGGTCCGCGTTCGTCGCCTTCCGCGTACGCGTCCTGAACACCGTGCTCGCCGACCCAGTGGTAGAGGCCGTGGCCGGGCAGCTCGCGTGCGGCGAAGGCAAGGTCGACGAAGAACTGGTTGGCCTCGAGTTGGTGGACAAGGTGAAAGCGTCGCTCGAGTGCGTGCTCCGCTCGCCGGAGGTATGGCCGCGGGTCCTCGTCAAGCCACTCTGCCAGTGCGACCGCCCCCCGCCGCGAGAGTAGGTAGATCGAGAATCGGCACACGCGTCCGGGTCGCATGACGACGCGCCACGTATGCACGAGTCCATGCCCGACGAGCCAGCGGAGTCGGTACTGGCAGCTTCGCGAACCGGAGAAGAAGAGCGCCTGGAGTTGGCCGCGGTCGAGGTAGCGATAGGAATCGAGAGCCATCAGCATCGCCATGTCGCGCGGTGTCGGCGTGTAGTCGGACGTCGACCTCAATGGAGAGTCAGCAAGTTGCAGCTCGACGGTTCGAATGGTTCTCGTAGACGATGCGGATAGGGGAGACAGTCCCGGGGACGGAATCGGCCAGCTGGAACTTGGCAAGGGGTTCGCGCCACGGCGCGAATGGCGGCGCGAAGCTGGCTGGAGTTCGCGGCGCGAAGAGTTGCGCGCAGGGATCGCTGCCGTGTTCATGCGATCTCCCTGAAGCCGCCGGCGGCTCCGAACCGGCCAAGGCGCGCAATGATCTCGGCCTCAACCTCAACCACTGGCCGCCCGTAGCGGGCCGAGCTCGCGGTAGCCACTGCGGCCGCGTGTTCCTCACCCAAACCCGCCGGCGCCGGCAACGTCGTACCTGTGAACGGCGGTTGGGTGTGGCCGTCCACGCTGAGCCGTACTGCGATCTGAAAGCGATCCAGGGACTGGAGCTGGTGGATAGAGAGCGGCTCGAAGTCGCGGGCCACCTGGCGCGCATCATCCGGCCCGCACTGGAAAACGATGCGCGTTCGCGCGTTGGAGGCAACCGCCTGTCGGGTGGACTCGTGCAGCTGAGCCAGATGCTGGTTGGCTAGCGTCAGATTGAGCCGGTAAGCCCGCGCCTCAGCGAGCACATCGTCGATCGATTGGGGCAAGTGGAGGTAGTTGTGGAATTCGTCGAGATAGAGGTTGAAGTCCGGGCGCCACGCTTTCGGGCGGCTTGCGCGCGCGAGCGCCGCCTGCCAGAGGCGCGACATCACGAAGGAACCCACGAGGCGGCTCGTTTCCTCGCCGAGCGCGCCTTTTGCGAGGTTTACGAGCAAGATCCCGCCGCCGTCGATCACCTCGCGCAGGTCGATGGTCGACCGACTCTGGCCCAGGACGTTGCGCACAGTCGGCCGCATCAGGAAGGTTCGCAGCTTGTTTAGAACCGGGCCGACCATCTGCAGTCGCTGCCCCTCCGTCTGCGCCTCGTACTCTTGCCAGAACGGCTTAAGGCCGACCGGGTCGCCGAGGTTCTTGGTCAGACGAGCCCGAACGCGTTGGTTGAGCAGCAGAAGCGGCACCTCCGTCAGAGTCGCGCCCGGATGGCGAAGGAGGGTAAGGAGCGCCGCGCGAAGCACGTCGTCAGTGCGCGGCCCCCAGAAGTGCTCGAAGTTCTTGCGAAAGATCGTGACTACGCCGTCGGTGACGAGCTCGCGCTGACTCGGGTCGTCGCACTCAAGGACGTTGAGCCCGACCGGGCGCTCGCGGGTCGAAGGATCGAGCAGGATGACGCGGTTCGCGTGGTGGGCCGGGATGCGCTCGAGCAGGTCGCGGATGAGGTCGCCCTTGGGATCGATAATGCCGACGCCGATACCGGCCGCGATGTCCTGTAGCGCGAGGTTGAGCAGAAGCGTGCTCTTGCCCGCACCAGTCGGACCGACAGCGTGCAGGTGGTGACGCCGGTCGGCCTGGCTAATCTTCACGACAGCACTGCGATCGTCGTCCAGCCGGCACAAGACGCTGCCCTCGCCCGCGACTAGGGACGGGCGTCGCGGCATCACGCGGACACGCGCCGAGTCCATCGACACGCCAGCCAGCGGCAGGTGGAACAGCTGTACCGCTTCTCCAGGTGACAGCACCATCGAGGTGTGCCCGGGTCCGAGGCGCTTAGTTAGCGCGCTATCGAAACCGAGCGGCCACCAAACTTTCGCGACGCGAAGCCGGTTCTCGCCGTCTAGCGCCTGAAACGCCGACGCGATCGGGCGCAACGAGCTAACGGCCGACGCTCTGCGCGACGCCCAACAGCAGAGTCGCACCTCGATCCGCCAGCAGGCCTGGAAAGCTTTATCCGTCGGCGGGAGCGGAGTAGCAGTCCGCGACGGCAGCGTAGGTATCGAAGTGAGCGTGGGGTGAGGAAACCAGAAGTCGAAAAGTTCCAGTGGGAGGCGAAGGAGCTTCCACAAGATGCTCTCGTGTGAGTCGATGCCGGACAGCTGATCAAGTCGCTTGGCCGCACGGGCCTCCCACCCGGTGTCCGGCGCCATCGCGACCTGGATAACTCCGTCGCCAGCCTCGGTGAGTGCATCAACCGCGGTCGCAACTGCATCCGTGTGGGATGCGCCGAGCGGGAAGAGATCCTCACGCCACAAGCGGAGCCGAGCCCGAGCGGCCGCAGGTCGATCTAGTGCAGGGCCATCGTCGATGGGTGCGACGTTGGCGCCCGGGAGTGCGCTGCGGATCGCGGCCGCCACGAGGCTGCGGGCCTGGGTCGGAAACCAGCAGCGGGCGATAACGTGTCCCTCGCGAGCCTCGAGTTCAAACACGAGCCAGGCCTGGCCGAACAGAGCGCGCTTCCACCATGGCGCCGAAATTGCATGGAGCATCCTGAAGAGTGCCACCCAGCTCGCCGAGTTGTATTCACCCTCCACGGGCGGCACGATGCGCACCGAAGTGAGTCGAGACAGGCCCAGTTGGCGATGGAGCCGTGGTACTGCGGTCTTGACGAGTAGCCAGACGATTGCGATTGGGACCACGGCGGCCACTATCACGTGGGCCACAACGACAACCACGTGTCCCAGGAGGATTACCAGGCCGTCAAGCGCCGCCTGGATTGCGCTGATGAGCCTCATCAACTGGTCCACCCGTTGATCGACTTGCTGTTGTGAGGCACCGCCGGCACTGAGTCGTGGCGCGGCCAACGCCAAGGCCATGAAGATCGAATTCGGCATCCCGTTCCTCCTCGATGACTATCGAAAGCAAACCTGAAGCGCGATCGCCAATGCGGCGCGGTCTCTCCCAGACGAGCTAGGCCATTTGGCCAAGTCCGCACCGCTTCTGGCGAATTAGCCTCTATAAATAAAATCCCCAATGAGACACGTCCGAATTACCTTGAATCTGGATACATGAACGAAGCGGACTCGAAGGCGATCGAGATGGTCAGGCTCGACGAAGCGGCGCGCCGACTCGGATGTCACGTCGAGACGCTGCGCATTCGAGTGCGCGACGGCCGCTTACGCGCCGTCCGTGGACCGCACGGTGCCTACTACGTGGCCGAGCGTGATCTAGTGGAACTTCCGGAGCCGCGGCGAGGATGGCCACCCCGGCGTACCTTCACTAGAAGCCAAGTAGAGGGTTCGTGGGAGTTGGTTGATGCCATCCTGAGTCCCGCCAAACAGTGGTCGAGACGTGAACTGGCGCTTGTCGGCGAGCTCCGAGCGAGGCCAGCCGCGAACATACCGCTCTACCGTCTCATTTCGGTCCACCGTCTCCGCAGGCTCGGCCTCGCTTTTGAGGATATTGGCGAGGAGCTCGGGATCACCGAACGCCACGCCCGTCGGTTGTTCGGGCGGAGAGTGTTCATTGCCTTGCGTCGCCACCTTATGAGGGGAGATCGCGCGGAGGCCAAACGCGAACGCGAGCTCGCTCGGCGCCAGACCCGCCTTGGGAGGCGCCGCGGTCGGCGCTGGCGACGCCAACCAGGATCGGAGGCATGAGGCCGCCGGTCGGCGGATTGGCTCCAAGGATGTTAGCCTTGGACGGCAACCAAGGATGCCTAAACTCAAAGCTGAAGCGCAAGGCAGAGTGCTTCCGACTGGAGAATGCTGGTGCGGCTGCGGTGGCGCGACGCCAGTGGGCTCTTTCTTCCTATCGGGTCATGACAAGAGGGCTGAGTCAGCGGTCATCTTGGTCGAGTTCGGAGGTGTCCCTGAATTTCTCCGCGCTATGGGGTACGGCCCAGGCGGTAAGAATGCTCAGAACGCGCTGGCGACCTGGAAGAAATCGTCCAATCGACGCCGTTAGCGCTGCGGCTTAGGTGCTCACCCGTTGTTTTGGTGAGCCCGTGAGGACCAGCGATGCTTGACGTCACTGGCGAAGAGACTCCAGCTCCGGAGCCGGAGGAAGATACCCTCGCCGACCTACTCACGGGTGCCGAGCGCAAGGCATCGGATCTTGAGCTGATTGTCCAACGCATGATCCGAGTGCTGGCCGGCGAGTATCACTTTCCCCTTGAGACGATAGGTCGCGACGTAACTATCACAGTCAGTCTGGATGGCAAGAATCGAAAGAAGCGCGCCGAACTGGTCGTATATGGGACGGGCGTCGATAAGGATCCACCAATCGAACGCATTGTTTCTATCCGGAGACCAGGCACGAAACCGACCGACCGCGTTTCAGGTCTCGAATCTTTAGAGGACCTTATGGACGCCGTCGGCGAGTGCGAATTCGGACTATGGACAAACGGCAGAGACGTCGCCTACCTGCAGAAAAAGAAAGGGGCGCTACAGTCGCGTTTCGTTGAGCTATCGGACTTCCCGGGAGCCGGCGAGAGATTGGATGACCTCGATCGACCCGATCGGAGAATAGCTCGCATCGCTGTCGCTGAAGACTTGCGAGAGACGGTTCTGAGGTGTCACGACTACCTATACGGAAACCAATCGATGACTGCCAACCGCGCATTCGCGGAGATGCTCAAGCTCATTTTTTGCAAGATATATGACGAGCGTCAGCTCCGAGCACGGAATACTTATCAGCGCCAGTTCTGGGTCGGAGTGACGGAACGCAACGACACTGCGGGCCAGCAACGCATCGCTACGCGCATACGTGAGCTGTTCGCGCAGGTGAAGCGAGACCGGGACCTGCGCGACATCTTCAAGCCGGCAGACGAAGTCGAGCTCGAGCCGCGACAGCTTGCGTGGGTATCAAGCGAACTAGCCCGTTACCAGTTCCTTGACGCCGAGGTCGATGTTAAGGGCTTGGCTTACGAGGCAATGGTTGCAATGACGATGAAGAAGGAGCGAGGGCAGTTCTTCACTCCCCGCAACGTCGTCGAGGCTATGGTCGCGATGCTGGATCCGAAGCCGGAAGAGCGAGTGCTGGATCCCGCCTGCGGCAGCGGTCGGTTCCTTGTAGCTTGTCTTGACCGCTATAGGAACAGCCGAGCCACCGAACTCGCTGGTGCAGCTGCAGGCGAGGTTGAAATGAGGCGACTCCGCAATTCCGACTCTGTCCTTGGCGAAGCCGCTGCCTATGCGCGCTCCTGTCTCGTTGGCGTCGATCTGGATCCTGAGCTCCAGCGAGCCGCGAGAATGAACATGCTCATCAACAATGATGGCCACGGGAGCATATTCAGCTTCAACAGCCTCAGTTTGACGCGCACCGACCTTAGCGCTGGTGCCGTCAAGGGAGCAGAGCTGGTCGGATTCGAGACGTTTGACATCGTTCTAACGAACCCTCCGTTCGGCGCCAACATACCCGTCGACGATCCGGACATATTGCGGAACTTCGAGTTGGCCCATCGCTGGGATAAAACACCCGATGGCAGCTTTGCGATGCGCCAGGACGACTTGCAATCAAAGATGCCCCCCGAAATCCTTTTCATTGAGCGCTGCATGCAATGGCTCCGAGAGGGTGGAAGGATGGGTATTGTGCTGCCCGACGGCATTTTGGGAAATCCGGACACGGAATATATCCGCTACTGGATTCTTCAGCACTCCCGGATCCTCGCTTCGGTCGATCTTCCGGTTGAAGCATTTCTCCCGCAGGTAGGCGTCCAAGCATCTCTGCTCTTCCTTCAGAAGCGACCCGCAGCCGAAGTACGCGCCGGCGTGCAGGACGAGTACCCGATCTTCATGGCTGTTGTTGAATTTGTCGGTCACGACCGACGCGGCAACACGATATACAGAAGGGATCCAGATGGCTTCGAAATATTCGCCAATCGGGCGGAAACCCTCGAGGTGCGACGAGGCGGCGAGTCGGTCGTGGAGATGCGGACCCTCAGAATGCGGGTGCCCGCCGATGACCTACCAAGCGTAGCCTCACGGTACCGCCGATGGCGTGACACGGGATCGATTGAGTCCAATCCTGGCCCCGTGCCTGCTCGCGGGTGAGCACTGTCATCGCGAGCAGCGCTTGGCTTGACCAGGAGCAACGGCGCCTTGACGCGGGTGCATTCCGTGAAGGTGGACAGGCCGTCCGAGCGCGAATTAGAGGCTTGGGCGCTCCGGTACGACGACTGGATCGGGTTGCGTCTATCTACAGCGAATCAAGATTCGCTCGGACGTACGTACCTGATCCAACTCGGGGCCTTCCGTATCTGACGGGCTCGGACATGCTCCTGCTAGATCTTCAGGGCCTGCTGCAGATATCCCGCGCGCGAACGAAGCAGGCTAGCGCTCTACGCATATTGGAGGGGTGGACGCTAATCTCGTGCTCCGGCACGATAGGGCGCACCGCCTTTGTGCGGCGCGAGATTGCCGGCCACATCCTCTCCCACGATGTGATCCGGGCTGTACCCCACGACGGTGACATCAAGAAGGGCTATTTATTTGCCTTCTTATCGTCGCGTCAGGCCTTAGCGATGATCCGACAGAAGACCTACGGAAGTGTCGTCCAACACATTGAGCCGGGACACATCGCGGATCTCCCCGTGCCAACACCGGACTCCGCTGATGAGGACAACATCGATCGGCTCGTGTGCACCGCTGCTGAAGCGCGGACCGAAGCAGCAATGCTGCTCGACGCGGCGAGTGCCCATTTCGATTCGCTTGGTCCCCACTTCACCTATACGCAAGAACACCAACGCGCCGAGGGTGTTATCACAAAGGTCCGCCCCGGTCGGCGGCTAGATGCCTTTCATCATGTCGGGTGGGCCTCGCAGACTAACTTGTCCGACGGCGACCATTTGGGGGACCTCGGTCCGGTGTCACGCCCCGGCATGATCAAGCGGGTATTTGTTGAGCGAGGGGTGCCGTTCATTTCCGGCGTTGACGTATATCAAGTGAGGCCACCGTTCCGAACCCGACTGATGACCCTGGAGGCAGAGCGCGCCAATGCTTTAGTCACCGCCGGGCAGATTGTGGTGCAGCGGTCGGGACAAAGGTACGGGCTACTCGGGCGACCGGCGCTGATCGGTCGGCGCCTGGATGGCTACGCAGCATCGGACCACCTTATGCGCATCTCCCCGGTAAGCCCGGAGGCTAGGGCACGCATCTTTGCATTTCTGCGATCAGAGCTTGGCCGGCGGTCTCTGCTCCGGACGAGCTACGGCACGTCGATCCCCACGCTAAATCCGGATGGTCTTGCCGACCAACGGGTGCCGGCACTGCCTCTCGAACTTGTAAGTGCCGCCGAACGCGCCCTTCAATTGCGAGAGCAAGCTGACGCCGATGAGGAACAGGCGATCCGCAAGGTCGAGGCGTGGCTCGACTCGTAGAGGTGGCCGGCGCGGAAGGCCCTGCGAACGATTCCGAGCGAATCGCCGTACGCCAGTTTGTCGGTCAGCTACCCGCCGACTACTTCGTTATTCCGAACTTTGTCTTAGAGGAGCGTGGTGGGCAGCGATTCGAGTACGACGTTGCGATTGTGGCTCCGCACGGAGTGTATGCGGTCGAGCTCAAGGGTTGGCGCGGCTCGATTTATGGGGACGCGGTCGAGTGGTCGGTGAATGGTAGAACCCGCAAGGCGCCGACGATGCTCATCGAACGCAAGGCGAAGGTTCTCAAATCACACCTCATCGACGCCCAACAGGCCTGGGCACGTGTTCGAGTCGAGTCGATGGTTGTCCTTACGGACGCCGCCGTTCGGCTTGATTTGGCGGAGGGGAGCGGCGACCGAGTCTTCGATATGGCAGCGTGCATGAGTTTTCTTCAGGGCCCCGAGAGCATCAGACAGGGCAAGGGGTCAATCGCGGAATTCGCCCCTGAAATCGCGCGCTCGATAGCGTCGATCGGGCGCACCCGCAAGCCGGAGTTGACATTTGGGGACTATGTCGTCATCGAGGCGCTCGAGCAGAGTGATGACGAGACGATCTACCGAGCTCGAAATCGAGATATGCCAGCTGCCCCGGAAGTCCTACTTCGTGTCGTTACATTGTCGCCATACCTCCTCACCGAACAGCAGAAGTCTCTCCGGAAGGCTCAACTCTTCCGTGAGGCAGAGGCGCTGCTGACCATGGGTAGCCACCCAAATGTGGTAGCCGCCCGATCGGTTTTCACGGACGACATCGGACGTGTCGTTCTTGTGAACGATGCGAGCGAGGGGCGAAGCCTTCGGCAGAGGTTGATGAACGGAACGCCACTGGCCGTTGAAGAGCGACTCGAGATCCTAATCGGCCTCGCCCGCGGTCTGCGGCACGCTCACTCGCATGGCGTCATCCATCGACAGGTGGCACCACAAAACGTCTTGCTGGATGACCGAGGGACCGCGCAACTCGCCCACTTCGGCCTAGCCAAACTCTTGAAGCCGGAAGCTGGGACTGTGTGGGAGTCCGATGCGGTATCGCCGACCGTGGCGCCGTACTTAGCCCCTGAGCTTGCCGACGCAGACCTCGGTCCTCCGTGCCCTGGCACGGATTTGTTCGGTCTTGGTTGTATCGCGTACGAGCTGTTCGCTGGACACGCGCCATCCCTAGCCGGCGGAAACAAAGACTCAGTCGCCTCGATGGACCGTCCCGACGGAGCTCCAGCCGGCCTTTGGGAACTACTCCCCGACCTGCTTAGGTTTGATCCCGCCGCTCGAGCAGGAGACACGGCTGCGATTGTTCAAGCACTTGAGTCTCTGAACCGTAAGGGTCGGACACCTTCCACCGGCCCCAAGAATGAGTACAAACCTGGAGATCTTATAGACGGAAAGTTCGAGGTTCGGTCTCGACTCGGTGAAGGCGGATTCTCGAGCGTCTACCGCGTCTATCACGCCATCGAGGATCGGGAGTTCGCCCTGAAGATTTTCAACGCTGGGAGCTTCGAAAAGCTGCAGCGAGAAACCCAAGTGCTTAGGACCATCAACCACCCTCATGTGGTGAAGGTGATTTGGGCTGATCAGACGCAGACCAAGCAGTGGTATTTGGTAAGTGAGCTGGTGGACGGCCAGCCCCTATCGGACTACATAGGAACCGCAAAAAAGCTCGGGCCGCAGGAAGCCGTTCGTGTTGTCCTCGATCTGCTCGGGGCTTTAGAAGCGATCCATCCTGACGAGCAGCGTATCGCCCAGCTAAAGGAGGCGGGCTCAAATCGAGATCTCACGACCGACGAGTTCAACGAGCTCCAATCGTTGCAGCAACGAGGCGTTGTGCACCGTGACATCAAACCTCAAAACCTAATGCTTA includes:
- a CDS encoding type IV secretory system conjugative DNA transfer family protein, which codes for MPNSIFMALALAAPRLSAGGASQQQVDQRVDQLMRLISAIQAALDGLVILLGHVVVVVAHVIVAAVVPIAIVWLLVKTAVPRLHRQLGLSRLTSVRIVPPVEGEYNSASWVALFRMLHAISAPWWKRALFGQAWLVFELEAREGHVIARCWFPTQARSLVAAAIRSALPGANVAPIDDGPALDRPAAARARLRLWREDLFPLGASHTDAVATAVDALTEAGDGVIQVAMAPDTGWEARAAKRLDQLSGIDSHESILWKLLRLPLELFDFWFPHPTLTSIPTLPSRTATPLPPTDKAFQACWRIEVRLCCWASRRASAVSSLRPIASAFQALDGENRLRVAKVWWPLGFDSALTKRLGPGHTSMVLSPGEAVQLFHLPLAGVSMDSARVRVMPRRPSLVAGEGSVLCRLDDDRSAVVKISQADRRHHLHAVGPTGAGKSTLLLNLALQDIAAGIGVGIIDPKGDLIRDLLERIPAHHANRVILLDPSTRERPVGLNVLECDDPSQRELVTDGVVTIFRKNFEHFWGPRTDDVLRAALLTLLRHPGATLTEVPLLLLNQRVRARLTKNLGDPVGLKPFWQEYEAQTEGQRLQMVGPVLNKLRTFLMRPTVRNVLGQSRSTIDLREVIDGGGILLVNLAKGALGEETSRLVGSFVMSRLWQAALARASRPKAWRPDFNLYLDEFHNYLHLPQSIDDVLAEARAYRLNLTLANQHLAQLHESTRQAVASNARTRIVFQCGPDDARQVARDFEPLSIHQLQSLDRFQIAVRLSVDGHTQPPFTGTTLPAPAGLGEEHAAAVATASSARYGRPVVEVEAEIIARLGRFGAAGGFREIA
- a CDS encoding restriction endonuclease subunit M, with translation MLDVTGEETPAPEPEEDTLADLLTGAERKASDLELIVQRMIRVLAGEYHFPLETIGRDVTITVSLDGKNRKKRAELVVYGTGVDKDPPIERIVSIRRPGTKPTDRVSGLESLEDLMDAVGECEFGLWTNGRDVAYLQKKKGALQSRFVELSDFPGAGERLDDLDRPDRRIARIAVAEDLRETVLRCHDYLYGNQSMTANRAFAEMLKLIFCKIYDERQLRARNTYQRQFWVGVTERNDTAGQQRIATRIRELFAQVKRDRDLRDIFKPADEVELEPRQLAWVSSELARYQFLDAEVDVKGLAYEAMVAMTMKKERGQFFTPRNVVEAMVAMLDPKPEERVLDPACGSGRFLVACLDRYRNSRATELAGAAAGEVEMRRLRNSDSVLGEAAAYARSCLVGVDLDPELQRAARMNMLINNDGHGSIFSFNSLSLTRTDLSAGAVKGAELVGFETFDIVLTNPPFGANIPVDDPDILRNFELAHRWDKTPDGSFAMRQDDLQSKMPPEILFIERCMQWLREGGRMGIVLPDGILGNPDTEYIRYWILQHSRILASVDLPVEAFLPQVGVQASLLFLQKRPAAEVRAGVQDEYPIFMAVVEFVGHDRRGNTIYRRDPDGFEIFANRAETLEVRRGGESVVEMRTLRMRVPADDLPSVASRYRRWRDTGSIESNPGPVPARG
- a CDS encoding XRE family transcriptional regulator; translation: MLSSHAVKKACAERGWSLSELARRAGISRPTLASALRGQPVRSRTAWKVARALEQGAPTQLGQLLKVA